A region of Domibacillus sp. DTU_2020_1001157_1_SI_ALB_TIR_016 DNA encodes the following proteins:
- the fabI gene encoding enoyl-ACP reductase FabI, whose amino-acid sequence MDDLLKLKDKTIVIMGVANERSIAWGVAKSLHRAGAKLIFTYRKERSLQKLEKALAATSIEAELIVPCDINSDESIQAAFSRIGEKTGIIHGVVHSIAFAHAEDLKGAFIDTSRDGFAFAQDTSAYSLIAVAKAAKPFMTEGGSIIAMSYLGAERVVPGYNVMGIAKASLEASVRYLAEDLGASDIRVNAISAGAVRTLAAKGIPSFNEILHQIEEKAPLRRNVTQEEVGDMTLAMLSHLSRGVTGEIVYVDSGYNILG is encoded by the coding sequence ATGGACGATTTATTAAAATTAAAAGATAAAACGATTGTTATTATGGGCGTAGCAAATGAGCGTAGCATTGCTTGGGGAGTAGCAAAATCCCTTCACAGAGCAGGCGCAAAACTTATTTTTACATACCGGAAAGAACGTTCACTTCAGAAACTAGAAAAGGCTTTAGCTGCTACTAGCATCGAAGCGGAATTGATTGTTCCATGTGATATCAACAGTGACGAAAGCATTCAAGCTGCTTTTTCCCGCATCGGAGAAAAAACAGGTATCATTCATGGTGTTGTTCATTCCATCGCTTTTGCACATGCAGAAGATCTTAAAGGCGCGTTCATCGACACGTCCCGCGACGGCTTTGCGTTCGCGCAGGATACAAGCGCTTATTCCCTAATCGCAGTAGCGAAAGCAGCAAAACCTTTTATGACAGAAGGCGGCTCTATTATCGCGATGAGTTACCTTGGTGCTGAACGTGTGGTTCCAGGCTACAATGTAATGGGTATCGCTAAAGCATCACTTGAAGCTTCTGTTAGATATTTAGCGGAAGATTTAGGTGCAAGTGATATTCGAGTAAATGCTATTTCGGCTGGCGCTGTTCGCACTTTAGCGGCAAAAGGCATCCCATCTTTTAACGAGATTCTTCATCAAATCGAAGAAAAGGCACCGCTTAGAAGAAACGTCACACAAGAAGAAGTAGGCGATATGACTTTAGCGATGCTGAGTCACCTTTCAAGAGGCGTTACAGGCGAGATTGTCTATGTGGACTCTGGCTATAACATTCTCGGTTAA
- a CDS encoding LysR family transcriptional regulator, with protein MNNLKSIEYFVAVAEYGTLTKAAHHLHVTQPALSKQIKLCENEIGYKLFERSHQGMKLTDKGRNLYEDVSPLLLALKNKMKEHSVIKNIRFGVSPFLATYYLPELEAEQKIKIDFTVTREECGEFLPMLESGKIDAAIVQEYASYPGLFSKFLYEEEFQAVVPKGHPLTEKRAVHIKDCLNYPQVLPPEDSQLYRNIQSFIKEKKIDPVKIVCMPYHTIIDYVMKGYGITYLPALMIEHLSYKNLQFIRLENKELIRKLYLFANSRHVFDIVWQQLQKEHSL; from the coding sequence TTGAATAATCTTAAATCAATTGAATACTTTGTTGCTGTGGCAGAATATGGCACGTTGACCAAGGCAGCCCATCATCTTCACGTTACGCAGCCTGCTTTAAGCAAACAAATAAAGTTATGTGAGAACGAAATTGGATATAAGCTGTTTGAACGCTCTCATCAAGGGATGAAGCTTACAGACAAAGGAAGGAACCTGTATGAGGATGTTTCTCCCTTGTTGCTTGCTCTGAAAAATAAAATGAAGGAACACAGTGTAATCAAAAACATCCGCTTCGGCGTCTCTCCTTTTCTGGCTACCTATTACCTTCCTGAGTTAGAAGCAGAACAGAAGATTAAAATAGATTTTACGGTCACACGGGAAGAATGCGGAGAATTTCTTCCCATGCTTGAATCAGGGAAAATCGATGCTGCTATTGTGCAGGAATACGCTTCCTACCCAGGCCTTTTTTCAAAATTTCTTTACGAGGAAGAATTTCAGGCTGTAGTGCCTAAAGGGCATCCTTTAACCGAAAAACGAGCTGTACATATAAAAGATTGCCTGAATTATCCTCAGGTTTTGCCGCCAGAAGATAGCCAGTTGTATCGTAATATTCAGTCATTCATAAAAGAAAAGAAAATCGACCCAGTGAAAATTGTTTGTATGCCCTATCACACTATTATTGATTATGTGATGAAAGGATATGGGATCACCTACCTTCCTGCGCTTATGATTGAACATCTGTCTTACAAAAATCTGCAGTTTATTCGATTAGAAAACAAAGAGCTGATCAGAAAACTATATCTTTTTGCAAATAGCCGACACGTTTTTGATATAGTCTGGCAGCAGTTACAGAAAGAACATTCTTTGTAG
- a CDS encoding DMT family transporter, which yields MAYYSLLLLSILFEVIGVTFLNLADGFTVFVPTVLAILFYCSSIAIYIFITANREVGIVNAVFAGTGTALVTLLGILLFHESISAVKLLGIGLIVVGAVAINTKPGTKSSLEGERL from the coding sequence ATGGCTTATTATAGCTTATTACTCCTTTCTATCCTATTTGAAGTTATTGGGGTTACTTTTCTTAACCTCGCGGATGGATTCACTGTTTTTGTGCCAACGGTTTTGGCAATTTTATTTTATTGTTCATCTATTGCGATTTATATTTTCATCACGGCAAATCGCGAAGTAGGGATTGTGAATGCTGTTTTCGCAGGAACTGGAACAGCTTTAGTTACTCTTCTGGGAATTCTCTTGTTTCATGAGAGTATATCCGCGGTTAAGTTACTTGGCATTGGTTTAATTGTCGTAGGTGCCGTGGCTATCAATACGAAGCCTGGAACAAAATCATCACTGGAAGGGGAACGTTTATAA
- a CDS encoding multidrug efflux SMR transporter yields MGYVFLGLSILLGVSGQLCVKMSNGFKVIKPTIGAFGLFITCIYFVSLSTRYLEVGVVFAVWAGLTIVSTTLLGIFVFGESRSKRKVFSILSILAGVILLKLV; encoded by the coding sequence ATGGGGTATGTATTTTTAGGCCTAAGCATTTTATTGGGTGTTTCAGGCCAGTTATGTGTAAAGATGTCAAATGGCTTTAAAGTAATCAAGCCGACAATCGGTGCTTTTGGGCTGTTTATTACCTGCATTTATTTTGTGTCACTATCTACCCGATATTTAGAGGTAGGCGTTGTCTTTGCGGTTTGGGCTGGGCTGACGATTGTAAGTACCACATTACTTGGTATTTTCGTATTTGGAGAATCGCGGAGCAAAAGGAAGGTTTTTTCCATCTTATCAATCCTGGCTGGTGTTATTTTGCTGAAGCTGGTGTAA
- a CDS encoding MaoC family dehydratase, whose product MKLDEFTLGQVFQTKSFKLTKEDIMRFAGEFDPQYMHVDEEKADQGRFNGIIASGIHTLAISFKLWVEEGFYGEDVIAGTRMNNIKFVKPVYPGDELHTIVEVIDKQAAKKETGILTVLLSTYNHKEEKVFEGDLSVLIKR is encoded by the coding sequence ATGAAGTTAGATGAGTTTACACTTGGACAGGTGTTCCAAACGAAATCATTCAAATTAACAAAAGAGGATATTATGAGGTTTGCAGGTGAATTTGATCCCCAATATATGCATGTGGACGAGGAAAAAGCAGATCAGGGAAGGTTTAATGGAATTATTGCTTCCGGTATACATACGCTGGCCATTTCATTTAAGCTTTGGGTTGAAGAAGGATTCTACGGTGAGGATGTTATTGCTGGAACACGGATGAATAACATTAAATTTGTAAAACCCGTTTATCCTGGAGATGAATTACATACCATTGTTGAAGTTATAGATAAGCAGGCAGCAAAAAAGGAAACGGGTATCCTTACCGTATTGTTATCTACCTATAACCATAAAGAAGAAAAAGTGTTCGAGGGTGACTTATCTGTCTTAATCAAGCGATAA
- a CDS encoding PLP-dependent aminotransferase family protein, giving the protein MDWRPDRTDKKPIYKQIADYIEQGISEGTFSADSLLPSERTLASELQVNRSTVVAAYEELQSLGVVERKKGSGTRVSTNIWGIAHKRVPNWGRYVEDGSFLPNLPMVQRIRTETYKNDLINLASGELTAALFPNTEFQEILSRQLFTGYLGYDHPQGNESLREAICSHVEEYKRIKADPASVLITSGAQQALHLIIQCLLKPGDAVAIEDPSYCYSLPIFQSAGLKTFRLPVDEQGMNPQDLVDVHKKHKIRMVFLNPDHQNPSGTVLSQARRRKVLELSAEFGIPIIEDDPYSLTSFSGEVHPTLKSMDENGNVLYVSSLSKIVASGLRIGWVIGPSTVIQRLADAKQQVDFGHSIFPQWVAKEFLGSEQFHDHIAMLRGKLEAQRNEITSSLTNILGDQVEFFVPQGGIHLWCKLKEEVDEYGLLNESMKRGVAFVPGSIMGSKTGYVRFTFGREEPEAIRKGIGRFAEALKAIQSLP; this is encoded by the coding sequence ATGGACTGGAGACCGGACCGAACGGACAAAAAACCGATCTACAAGCAGATTGCAGATTACATAGAACAGGGAATTTCCGAAGGCACGTTTTCAGCTGACAGCCTGTTGCCCTCCGAGCGTACCTTGGCCAGTGAGCTGCAAGTGAATAGAAGTACCGTTGTGGCGGCTTATGAAGAATTACAGTCTTTGGGCGTGGTTGAACGAAAAAAGGGAAGCGGCACAAGAGTCAGTACAAACATCTGGGGGATCGCCCACAAGCGGGTCCCGAACTGGGGTCGCTATGTAGAGGACGGTTCTTTTTTACCGAATCTCCCTATGGTTCAGCGTATTCGCACAGAAACATACAAAAACGATTTGATTAATCTGGCCAGCGGTGAACTCACCGCGGCGCTATTTCCGAATACCGAATTTCAAGAGATTCTTTCCCGCCAGCTTTTTACTGGTTACCTTGGTTATGATCATCCGCAAGGAAACGAATCCTTAAGGGAAGCCATCTGTTCTCATGTTGAGGAATACAAAAGGATTAAGGCGGACCCAGCCTCTGTTTTGATTACTTCAGGTGCCCAGCAGGCTCTCCATTTGATTATCCAATGCCTGCTAAAGCCCGGAGATGCCGTGGCGATAGAAGATCCTTCTTATTGCTATTCTCTACCAATTTTTCAGTCTGCCGGCTTAAAGACGTTTCGTCTGCCTGTCGATGAACAAGGCATGAATCCTCAAGATTTAGTGGATGTTCATAAAAAGCATAAGATCCGGATGGTTTTCTTGAACCCAGACCACCAAAATCCGAGCGGGACAGTTCTGTCTCAGGCAAGACGACGGAAAGTGCTGGAGCTGTCAGCCGAATTTGGTATTCCGATTATTGAAGATGATCCGTACAGCTTAACGTCTTTTAGTGGAGAAGTACATCCGACACTGAAATCAATGGATGAGAACGGAAATGTGCTGTATGTAAGTTCATTATCCAAAATTGTCGCGTCAGGGCTGCGGATCGGCTGGGTGATTGGCCCAAGCACGGTTATTCAGCGGCTCGCTGATGCCAAACAGCAGGTTGATTTTGGCCACAGTATTTTTCCGCAATGGGTGGCGAAAGAATTTCTAGGGTCAGAGCAGTTTCACGATCATATTGCTATGCTGAGAGGGAAATTAGAAGCACAAAGAAATGAAATAACCTCAAGTCTAACAAATATTCTAGGAGACCAGGTTGAATTTTTCGTGCCGCAAGGCGGTATCCACCTATGGTGCAAACTAAAAGAAGAAGTTGATGAATATGGGCTGTTAAATGAGTCTATGAAAAGAGGCGTCGCTTTTGTGCCGGGCAGTATTATGGGTTCAAAAACAGGGTATGTCCGATTCACATTCGGGCGGGAAGAACCCGAAGCCATCCGGAAGGGAATTGGACGGTTTGCGGAAGCCTTAAAGGCAATTCAATCTCTGCCTTAA
- a CDS encoding YfmQ family protein, which produces MSTTALLLTVVFGLFKILVTCLPTGAVERLIRKYEMHAKLSEENTAITFDGTRLEGEEKAQVIQQFNEASVLKKYYIFPGNESLFLQPENGGIPFVVDTKRGRKDVRLFVYRYEDHVDVVKQYKNKVIAYSVFSDSLQKGSMTAAGDLV; this is translated from the coding sequence ATGTCAACGACTGCTCTGCTTTTAACAGTGGTCTTCGGTCTGTTTAAAATATTAGTAACATGCCTTCCAACCGGCGCAGTAGAACGGCTTATCCGCAAGTATGAGATGCATGCCAAACTCAGTGAAGAAAACACGGCCATTACGTTTGATGGGACACGCTTAGAAGGCGAAGAAAAAGCACAGGTGATTCAACAATTTAATGAAGCGTCTGTTTTAAAAAAATATTATATTTTTCCGGGGAATGAATCTTTGTTTTTGCAACCGGAAAACGGCGGGATTCCGTTTGTAGTGGATACGAAAAGAGGACGCAAAGATGTCCGGTTATTTGTCTACCGCTATGAGGATCATGTTGATGTAGTGAAGCAATATAAAAATAAAGTAATTGCCTACAGTGTATTTTCCGATAGTCTTCAAAAGGGTTCCATGACTGCAGCTGGAGATCTTGTTTAA
- a CDS encoding 2Fe-2S iron-sulfur cluster-binding protein — protein MPNITVVGEGTFEVEAGKKLVLALEDNGVGILHRCGGKARCTTCRVEILEGDFDDLTNIEKKAFDDKGLVEDNIRLSCQVRVNGDMTVRPVMTVQSSGMDPGPRPAE, from the coding sequence ATGCCGAACATAACAGTAGTAGGAGAAGGTACATTTGAAGTGGAGGCAGGTAAAAAGCTGGTGCTGGCGTTAGAGGATAATGGAGTAGGGATTCTGCACCGATGTGGAGGCAAAGCAAGATGTACAACCTGCCGGGTAGAAATCTTGGAAGGTGATTTTGATGATTTAACCAACATCGAGAAAAAAGCGTTTGATGACAAAGGACTGGTGGAAGACAATATCCGCTTATCCTGCCAGGTCCGTGTGAATGGAGATATGACGGTCCGCCCTGTTATGACTGTGCAGAGTTCCGGCATGGATCCGGGCCCAAGACCCGCCGAGTAA
- a CDS encoding LysE family translocator has translation MLAFIVMTLFVVMSPGVDTALITKRTMTGGRKAGFQMAAGITAGSLGHTIAAALGLSALLVQSAIAFNLIKWVGAVYLIYLGVTAFLPKKKEPAQENQGPTKQRSAFREGLLSNLLNPKVAVFFLTFLPQFVTSSDRAMIDLFLMGCTYALLSIVWFVVYVFCLHFIRAWLLSPAVQSWTEKATGIILVGFGIKLLFTKADAG, from the coding sequence ATGCTTGCTTTTATCGTAATGACGCTGTTTGTAGTAATGAGCCCAGGGGTAGATACCGCCCTGATTACAAAGCGTACAATGACTGGTGGACGAAAAGCTGGATTTCAAATGGCGGCGGGCATTACAGCCGGTTCTCTTGGCCACACAATTGCAGCGGCATTAGGCTTGTCTGCTCTCTTAGTACAATCTGCTATCGCCTTTAACCTGATTAAATGGGTCGGTGCTGTGTATTTAATTTATTTGGGGGTCACTGCTTTTCTACCGAAGAAAAAAGAACCTGCACAAGAAAATCAAGGGCCTACAAAACAAAGATCCGCTTTCCGAGAAGGACTGCTTTCCAATCTCCTTAATCCAAAAGTAGCGGTATTCTTTTTAACCTTTTTGCCTCAATTTGTTACGAGTTCGGATCGTGCTATGATAGATCTTTTTCTGATGGGCTGTACGTATGCCCTGCTGTCTATTGTCTGGTTTGTGGTGTATGTTTTCTGCCTCCACTTTATCCGCGCATGGCTGCTGTCCCCTGCTGTGCAAAGCTGGACGGAGAAAGCAACCGGAATCATATTAGTTGGATTTGGCATCAAGCTGTTATTCACAAAAGCCGATGCCGGATAA
- a CDS encoding helix-turn-helix domain-containing protein yields the protein MNRSSIGQKVEELRKNLGLSLRELARRAEITPSMLSQIEKGSANPSIQTLKSLAKVLDVPVFTFLMEEINTKELIVRKEGRKQMVIDGLHYELVSPDFTSQLATAIMRLAPGSHSSEKPLSHKGEEVAFVLEGPIGLTLLGDEYELQAGDSVKIPAHTEHRWTNAASHEVSILFSVTPPAF from the coding sequence ATGAACCGTTCTTCCATTGGTCAAAAAGTAGAAGAATTAAGAAAAAATTTGGGTCTTTCATTAAGGGAATTGGCGAGGCGAGCAGAGATTACGCCTTCAATGTTAAGCCAGATTGAAAAAGGCAGTGCCAATCCGTCCATTCAGACACTGAAGTCTCTGGCGAAAGTGTTAGATGTGCCGGTTTTTACATTTCTTATGGAAGAGATTAATACAAAAGAGCTGATTGTGAGGAAGGAAGGCCGCAAGCAAATGGTGATTGACGGACTTCATTATGAATTGGTTTCGCCTGACTTTACGAGTCAGCTTGCCACAGCCATAATGCGCTTGGCCCCCGGCAGCCATTCATCTGAAAAGCCGCTTTCTCATAAAGGAGAAGAAGTCGCGTTTGTATTAGAGGGACCAATCGGTTTAACGCTGTTAGGGGATGAATATGAGCTGCAGGCAGGCGACAGCGTTAAAATTCCAGCCCACACGGAGCACAGGTGGACAAACGCAGCCAGCCATGAAGTCAGTATTTTATTTTCAGTGACACCTCCGGCTTTTTAA
- a CDS encoding SDR family oxidoreductase, translated as MAKNPLEQYFNGEFPEQYQEPPGLQKEMSPLPDCGETSYKGSGKLTGKKALVTGGDSGIGRAAAIAYAREGADVAINYLPVEQPDAEEVKELIEKEGRKAVLIPGDLRSEEFCQEMVEEANSELGGLDILALVAGKQQAVEDIMDLSTEQIKATFETNVFSLYWTVKAAMPHLSAGASIITTTSVEAFNPSPMLLDYAATKGTIMNFTKAFAKQAASKGIRVNSVAPGPIWTPLQISGGQPTANIPNFGQGTPPTPLQRAGQPVELSDVYVFLASDSASYVTGQIYSVTGGMPTA; from the coding sequence ATGGCTAAAAATCCATTAGAACAGTACTTTAACGGTGAATTTCCGGAACAGTATCAGGAGCCGCCCGGCCTTCAAAAAGAAATGAGCCCTCTGCCTGATTGCGGCGAAACCAGTTATAAAGGCTCCGGAAAATTAACAGGCAAAAAAGCGCTTGTTACAGGCGGTGATTCCGGCATTGGCCGTGCGGCTGCGATTGCTTATGCCCGCGAAGGTGCGGACGTTGCGATCAACTATCTGCCTGTGGAACAGCCGGATGCAGAAGAAGTCAAAGAGCTGATTGAAAAAGAAGGCCGGAAAGCAGTTTTAATCCCGGGCGATCTGCGCAGCGAGGAATTTTGCCAGGAGATGGTGGAAGAAGCCAACAGCGAGCTTGGCGGATTAGATATCCTGGCGCTCGTTGCTGGTAAACAGCAGGCTGTAGAAGACATTATGGATCTTTCGACCGAACAAATTAAAGCGACGTTCGAAACAAATGTATTTTCTTTGTACTGGACCGTAAAAGCAGCGATGCCTCATTTATCAGCAGGAGCATCGATTATTACAACCACCTCTGTTGAAGCCTTTAACCCATCACCGATGCTGTTAGACTATGCAGCGACGAAAGGAACAATTATGAACTTTACAAAAGCTTTCGCCAAACAAGCGGCTTCAAAAGGCATCCGGGTAAACTCCGTTGCACCGGGACCGATTTGGACACCTCTTCAAATTTCTGGAGGACAGCCGACCGCAAACATTCCAAATTTCGGTCAAGGAACTCCGCCTACCCCGCTGCAGCGTGCCGGACAGCCGGTAGAACTATCAGACGTGTATGTATTCTTAGCTTCTGACAGTGCCAGCTACGTTACCGGCCAGATCTATAGCGTAACCGGCGGGATGCCCACTGCTTAA
- a CDS encoding GntR family transcriptional regulator, with protein MNYPASWLQSASLGEKMASDIRLQIIAGTIKPGTILSENQIALEFGTSRSPVREALKKLSNEGLIELKRMGAVVLGLKQKDIEELRDVRFLIENFAVKRLSMRDSEELVKKLNYIIDKMEMAAKHKDAVDFAYQDLTFHETFIVEVDHNRIGHMWQGIRDVVLTALLVATEKRFTYYSEEIGHLINRHRFIVEALASKNREHIEKAIRAHYEDTRKTVSKISDETTE; from the coding sequence ATGAATTACCCGGCTTCATGGCTTCAAAGCGCGTCTCTTGGAGAGAAAATGGCTTCTGATATCCGTCTGCAGATCATTGCTGGAACAATCAAGCCAGGAACGATACTTTCTGAAAACCAGATTGCTTTGGAATTTGGCACAAGCAGATCACCCGTTAGAGAAGCATTAAAAAAACTATCTAATGAGGGCCTTATTGAGCTGAAGCGTATGGGAGCGGTTGTTTTAGGACTGAAGCAAAAAGACATTGAAGAGCTGCGTGATGTACGTTTTCTGATCGAGAATTTTGCGGTAAAAAGGCTTTCTATGAGAGACAGCGAGGAATTGGTCAAAAAGCTCAATTATATTATCGATAAAATGGAGATGGCAGCGAAGCATAAGGATGCCGTTGACTTTGCCTATCAGGATTTAACTTTTCATGAAACGTTCATCGTGGAAGTCGACCATAACCGAATCGGGCATATGTGGCAGGGCATTAGAGATGTCGTATTAACCGCTCTGCTGGTTGCAACTGAAAAGCGTTTTACCTATTATTCAGAAGAAATCGGACACCTCATTAACAGGCATCGTTTCATTGTAGAAGCTCTTGCTTCAAAAAACCGTGAACATATTGAAAAAGCAATCCGTGCCCATTACGAAGATACAAGAAAAACGGTAAGCAAAATTTCTGATGAAACAACAGAATAA
- a CDS encoding zinc-dependent alcohol dehydrogenase: METMKAGLYISEKNVKVDTLEKPTLKHGEALIKVSSAGICGTDMMIYFGKHPRAKAPLAMGHEFSGIIEEVNGESAFHPGDRVVIEPTMSCGKCDACLSGNTHVCNTLGLIGIDSHGGFAEYVAVPLHRLHKIPDTLSDAHAALAEPVAVGIHTVRRSNVKVGDTVAVLGAGPIGLLIALTAKLAGADKILISDISPYRLSKAEELGFIALDGRKVNVVEEVRAATNGMGADVVFEVAGSNITADQMIHVCRTQGQIVVVSVYKQPPTIDLAAMHFRELSLTTTRCYSHSDFATAVSMMANGQIDVTPFISHHLSLDEIEKGFQLMTNPEESLKILIQPNA, encoded by the coding sequence ATGGAAACCATGAAAGCGGGACTATATATTTCTGAGAAAAATGTAAAAGTGGATACTTTAGAAAAACCCACATTAAAGCATGGAGAGGCACTTATAAAGGTTTCTTCGGCGGGTATCTGCGGAACGGACATGATGATTTATTTTGGGAAACATCCTCGAGCGAAAGCTCCTCTGGCAATGGGGCATGAATTTAGCGGGATAATTGAAGAGGTAAACGGTGAGTCGGCTTTCCATCCAGGAGACAGAGTTGTAATAGAACCAACGATGAGCTGCGGAAAGTGCGATGCTTGTTTATCAGGTAACACGCATGTTTGTAATACGCTTGGGCTTATTGGCATTGATTCTCATGGCGGATTTGCGGAATATGTCGCTGTTCCGCTGCATCGTTTGCATAAAATACCGGACACTTTATCTGATGCGCACGCGGCACTGGCAGAACCCGTAGCAGTAGGTATTCATACTGTGCGGCGGTCAAATGTAAAAGTAGGCGATACAGTCGCGGTACTGGGAGCTGGGCCGATTGGCTTGTTAATTGCTCTCACCGCAAAACTAGCAGGAGCCGATAAAATATTGATTTCTGATATCAGCCCGTATCGTTTAAGTAAAGCAGAAGAGCTTGGATTTATTGCCTTGGATGGCAGAAAAGTAAATGTAGTAGAGGAAGTAAGAGCAGCCACAAATGGAATGGGCGCAGATGTTGTGTTTGAAGTAGCAGGCAGCAATATAACGGCTGACCAGATGATTCATGTGTGCCGGACACAAGGCCAAATTGTAGTTGTAAGCGTCTACAAACAGCCGCCAACCATTGATCTTGCTGCTATGCATTTTCGGGAATTATCCTTAACAACGACTCGATGCTACAGCCATTCAGATTTTGCAACTGCAGTTAGCATGATGGCAAACGGGCAAATTGATGTGACTCCGTTTATTTCACATCACTTATCACTCGATGAAATTGAAAAAGGGTTTCAGCTTATGACCAACCCGGAAGAATCTTTGAAAATTTTAATTCAGCCGAATGCTTGA
- a CDS encoding SDR family oxidoreductase: MFRLDGKVAAITGATRGIGRQMAIALAEAGAKIALLQRNTADDSVQKEIEALGQQCMIVSCNLEDTTQVKEAIPTVVRELGQVDILVNNAGIQRRSPSVSFAESDWDDVINVNLKSVWVLCQEAGKFMVPQRKGKIINMASLLSFQGGLTVPAYAAAKGGVAQLTKALSNEWAKDNVNVNAIVPGYIATDMNEALLKDETRNRQILERIPAGRWGTPEDFMGTVVFLASDASNYIHGHLLAVDGGWLGR, translated from the coding sequence ATGTTTCGATTAGATGGGAAAGTAGCAGCGATTACAGGAGCAACAAGAGGAATTGGAAGGCAGATGGCTATTGCATTAGCCGAAGCAGGAGCGAAAATAGCGCTGCTTCAGCGCAATACAGCGGATGATTCTGTCCAAAAGGAAATTGAAGCACTAGGACAGCAATGTATGATTGTTTCATGTAACTTAGAAGATACTACACAAGTAAAAGAAGCGATACCTACAGTTGTCCGTGAATTAGGGCAGGTTGATATTCTCGTTAATAATGCAGGCATTCAGCGCCGTTCACCATCCGTTTCCTTTGCGGAAAGTGATTGGGACGATGTCATCAACGTGAATTTAAAATCTGTATGGGTTTTATGCCAGGAAGCGGGGAAATTCATGGTTCCGCAGAGAAAAGGGAAAATTATTAATATGGCGTCTTTATTATCATTTCAGGGAGGACTCACTGTACCAGCTTATGCCGCGGCAAAAGGCGGAGTAGCTCAACTGACGAAAGCGCTGTCGAATGAATGGGCGAAAGACAATGTGAATGTAAATGCCATTGTACCTGGATATATCGCCACAGATATGAATGAAGCGTTGCTGAAGGATGAAACACGAAACCGGCAAATTCTCGAACGCATTCCAGCAGGCCGCTGGGGGACGCCAGAAGATTTTATGGGAACCGTTGTTTTTTTGGCCTCGGATGCATCCAATTACATTCATGGACACCTGTTAGCCGTTGATGGCGGATGGTTGGGCAGATAG
- a CDS encoding DMT family transporter produces the protein MICDPSHPFFIHFFSSRTKQERINRMKKGILLLIIATLLWAGNYICGRYLGPALPATLLNTIRWAISTLILWGLLALNKKQLPLIAKWKEFFILGFLGIFAFSTLNYIGLKSISASQAGMISAGIPIAILFFTPFFLKDLSWAKPPSFYLVWPGACILFSAKNTESRSTR, from the coding sequence ATGATTTGTGATCCTTCACATCCCTTTTTCATCCATTTTTTCTCATCCAGAACAAAGCAGGAAAGGATTAACAGAATGAAAAAAGGTATTTTACTCTTGATCATCGCTACCCTTCTATGGGCTGGCAACTACATATGCGGCCGTTACTTAGGGCCTGCTTTACCCGCAACATTATTGAATACCATACGCTGGGCTATCTCAACCCTGATTCTTTGGGGATTACTAGCACTGAACAAAAAACAGCTTCCTCTCATCGCAAAATGGAAAGAATTTTTCATATTAGGCTTCTTAGGCATCTTTGCTTTTTCCACTTTAAATTATATAGGATTAAAATCGATTAGTGCATCACAGGCAGGCATGATTTCAGCAGGCATTCCCATTGCCATCTTATTTTTCACCCCCTTCTTTCTGAAGGATCTATCATGGGCGAAGCCGCCATCCTTTTATCTTGTGTGGCCTGGGGCATGTATACTGTTCTCGGCAAAAAATACGGAAAGCAGATCGACCCGCTGA